The Bacteroidales bacterium genome segment AGAAGAACCTATTGATATTTATATTGAAGGAAATATTATTAAACGAATTGATAAAAATATTGATAATGTAAATCCCGATAAGATTATCGACGGTACAAATAAAGCTGTGATTGCCGGACTGGTTAATTGTCATACTCATTCTACGATGACTATTTTCAGAGGTTGGGGCGATGATATGCCTTTGGAAAAATGGCTTAATGAAAAAATCTGGCCATACGAAGCAAAACTAACAGATGAAATGGTTTATTGGGGTACTAAGTTGGCCTGTCTCGAAATGATTAAATCGGGAACAACCTGCTTTAACGACCAATATTGGCATCTGGATGTTACGGTAAAAGCTATCGAAGAAAGCGGTTTGCGGGCAGCTGTAGCTTCCTTAATTTTAGATCCCGTGAACTCACAATCTTTGAATGATGTTGTAAATCCCGTTTATAATGCTTTTGAAAAATACGCTGACTATAATAAACGAATAACATTTACACTCGGCCCGCACGCCATTTACACAGTTTCAAAAGATATATTTAATTGGATAAGAAATTTTTCGGAGGAAAATGATTTGCTGATACATATTCATGCTGCCGAAACAATGACGGAATATAATAATTGTGTAAAAAAACACGGAATGAGTCCGATTAGATATTTAAAAAGCCTCGGACTCCTGTCGCCGCGACTAATTATTGCGCATTGTCTTTGGCTTGATGATGAAGAAATTCAAATGCTTGCCGATTATGATGTTAAAGTTGTCCACAATCCTAATTCAAACTTGAAATTAGCTTCCGGATTTCGTTTTAAATATAATGAAATGAGGGATGCTGGAATTACTGTGGGATTGGGTACCGACGGATGTTCCTCTTCTAATAATTTAGACATGATTGAGGCCATGAAAGTCGCTTCATTGATTGGAAAAGCGTGGAGAGAAGATCCTACAGCAATGCCGGCAAAAGAAATGTTTAAATGCGCTACCGTAAACGGCGGAATAATCCTCAGACAAAATATCGGCCGAATAAAAGAAGGTTATCTCGCGGATCTGACAATAATTGATTTAAATTCTACGGCTTTCACTCCGAATTTTAACTTCATTTCCAATTTGGTTTATGCTGCAAACGGAAACAATGTTGATACGGTAATCTGCAACGGAAAAGTACTTATGGAAAACAAATATGTTGAAGGCGAAGAAGAAATCTTACACATGGGAAAAGTAATGGCCGGAAAACTTTTCTTCAATAAAAACAACTAACACGTAAATATATGTTTGCCATAGACGATTGTTTAATTTCCGACGATATTAAAACTGTTGAGTTTTGTTGCGATTTATCAAAATGCAAAGGTCAATGCTGTATCGACGGCGAAGTTGGAGCACCTCTTGAAGAAAATGAAATATCTTTTATTGAAGATTATATTGATAGTATTCTGCCGTATATGACAAAAGAAGGAATTGAGGCAATAAAACTTCAGGGCATTTTCGATTACGGTTTGGAAGGTGAATTTGTAACAACATTGATTGAAGACGGCGCCTGTGCTTTTATTTATTACGATAACGGAATTGTAAAATGTAGTATTGAAACAGCTTTTAAAGAAGGAAAGATTCCCTTTAACAAACCTATTTCATGTCATTTATATCCGATTCGATTAAAGCAATATAATGATACCATTGCCGTCAATTACGACCAATGGAATATTTGCAAAGACGCAGTTTCTTGCGGCAAAATAAAGGGATTGAAACTGTATAAATTCTTAAAAGAACCGCTCATTCGCCGATTCGGGGAGGAATGGTACGATAAACTTTGCGGATTAGTTGATAATGATTAATTGACAATTAGTTTTTCAGTTATCCGATTTTTAGCCGATAACAACATCTGTTTTAGATTTTACAATAATGTATTTATTTCGGATTATTTAGTGAAATATCTTTCATTAAACAAAATTCTTTTTGATTTACACAATTCATCTTACATTAATGTTTCCATCATTCAATTTCATAAAAATTTTATCAATTATCAATTAATAAAATTATCTTTGCACTCAAATTTTACATGGAGAGATGCCGGAGTGGTCGATCGGGGCGGTCTCGAAAACCGTTGTTCACGTAAGTGAACCCAGGGTTCGAATCCCTGTCTCTCCGCTTCTATGATTGGTTATCAATAAATTAACCTAATCACGCCTAATTTTACACCCATAAATGTGAGATTGGACGTTTCTGTTTTTAGGGGGCTGGAGTGTCGCAAAAAACATCCTCCTTTCGAAGAACTAAAGATTATATTACATCGAATAGTTTTTTTCAACAACAAAGTAGCCTCCATTTCGTGAAGCTCCTTTATATTCAATTAAATTATTTTCCTTTAAAATCTTAATGTGAGTTTCAACTGTACGCTCAGCAAGATTTACACCTTTTCCTATTGCCGGCACTCTACAAGACTTATTGGTATTTTCAGGATTTTTATAATAGTTTTTTATAAACATAAGTATTAATTTTGAACTTTGACTCAACTCAATATTTTCTATTATGTCTTGTGTTTCTTCATTCGATTTTTTAATGTTAATTGTATAATCGGTAGTTTTTAGGTCATTCTTGATTTGAGTTACTCCGTCGTTAATCCCCCTCTTATCATCATTTTCGTCCTTAGTCGGTGTTGTTACTCCACCTATTTTTGCCAGTTTTCTCTTTGTTTCTTTACCGGCAATTGGTTTGGAATTAAAAACTTTATTTAATCTTTCCAAAATATTTTCTAGATATTTTGGCGAAATATCTAAAGTAATGTTTCTGCCTTTTACTTTCAAATTCATTACAACAGAAGATTCGTCATAACTTAATATGTGTAAAGTAATTACTAAATTGTTCTTGTTAATTCTCAAACAGGTATTATCAGGAAATGTTCGTTCAATATTTGTTAATGAAGAATATTGCTCACGTGTATTACCATTAGATAAATGAAAAGTTGAATAGTTCCCTTTTTGCGAGATATAAATAATATCATCTAACATAACAGTATAGATACTTCCGCTTTTAGGTGAAACAATAGAGATATGATGTATTTCTTTCGCTAACGACAGTTTTTCGCGTATAATTTTGTTAAACAATTCATTATATAGTCTGAGTGTAAAGAAAAACATTAAGAAACAAAGGTCACGCATATAGATTAAACCAAATGCGGTTCTTAATGCGCCATTAATCTCATCCGGAGTAAAAGAATTAGCATAAAACCATGATATATGCGGTTTAAGTAAAAAATATTCTCCCAAGCTAGCTAACAAAACCGTTAGTATTGCCAAAAGCAAATAAATAATTAATTTTCCCTTTTGAAAGAATTTAGGTATTAAATAGAAATAATTGAAATATACCATAATAACAATAAAAAGAACACATAAAAGTTCCTTATATATTGCTCCAAATGCGACAGGTCTTAAATATGAATAATGAGAAAAGAAGTAACATATTCCTAACCAAAAAAGGATGTGCGCAATAATAATTAAGATGCTTTTCTTTTTATTCTGTTGCATAGTTTTTTTTACAAAGTTAAAACTTTTTTATTACCCCAAATTATATTTCGTCATATTTACGTCATATCATGATTTGACATGTTTTTGTATTTGTTTATTGCTTATTTTTATAACGAAAACTATTAACCTAACTTAAATTAAGTAAAAAGTTTATGAAAAAAAATTGTTATTTATTATTAAATATATCTGGACAATTGGTAACAAGAAACAAAATCACAGAACAATTTGAGTTTGAGGGTTTGTTATTTACCAGTTATCAGGTATATGCAAATGAATGATGAATAATATTAATAAAATTATGGGTAAAGCTTAATCAGATGTTACTTACTAATAATATTGATTTGTTACATGATATTTGGTATCTATGTAAAAACAACTTGGGTTGATTTACCTTTGTCGAGTTTAGCAATATGTCGACAAAGGAAGTAGAGTTCGTATTTTAGCATATATTATATTGCTAATTATCACAATACACTCAATAAATTAATCGTTAACTAAATAATAATATTTATGAAAAAATTTCTTTTAGTATTCTTTATTTTAACTTGTATTGCTATAACCACGATGCTTATTTTAACTTCTTGTGAAAAAGAAAGTGAAGAAACTACTATATCTGAAAAAACAACATCATTGCAATTTTATGACAGTCACCTAATTGATAGTTTTAAGAATGAGTCAATTGTTCAAGAATTTACACGAGTGATAAATTCGTTTAATATTGAAAAGAATAATGGAATATTAAAATTTAACTCTGCAGAGGACTTAATTGCAGTATATGATACATTGATTTATTACTCTAATGCTGTAGACGTATCTGTACTTAGCAGTTCAAAATATGAAAACTCAAACAATCTAAGCAACAATCCAACTTTGCTTGTTTTTGGAGATATTCTTAACTTTAATTCTCTATATTCAGAAATTGAAAAAACGATTTTGACCATGGAGAATACACGAGAAGGATATTCAGACAGTGAGAATCCAGATAAACATCATATCGTTTCTGACTTTCAAAGGGCAGTGCTTTCACCTAATGCAGAAGTAATAATAGGAAATCATATATTTTTATATGGTAGAGAACATAGTTTGATGATTCCTAATGAGAATTTTCAGAATCTGGCTCTTGTACACAGCTATTGGAACACTTATGGCGAAGAAGAAGGTTCTTATAAAGCAATTTGTGAATTTATAGCTTTTGCAAATCAAATAGCCCCTGGTATAATAGTAGGTCCATCTACGTTAACTTTCGATTTTTATGTTAATGTTGATAATAGCCTTCCTTGTGGTGAATGTGAATTTTTTGTTGACCCAACATCTCTGCCACAAGGTATTAATTGGTTTGAGGTTTTTACCTGGGACTTTGGAGATGGAACCAGTAATATAACAAGTCTTGTCGCAAAGCATACGTATGATGCCCCAGGTAGTTATTTGGTTACCTGTACAGTTTCTACTATAGATGGAAGTAATTATGTTGCAGAAGCTGAAAGAATAGTTAATATTAACACCTGTGGTACAGCTGCAATTCATAATGTGTGTATTAACCCAGGTGAATATAAATTTAATGTAAATTTTGCACATTGTAATAATCTGACACCGAGTTCTTATTTATGGAAGATTTATGATGGAGGAGCAAAGACATACAATGTTGCATCTCCTACACATACTTTTAACGTAGATAACGAATATACTGTTGAGGTTACATTAACTTTTCCTGATGGTTGTGTAGCGAAAGATGAAATAACAGTTTATGTTACAGGAACCGGTTCTAGTTGCAAACACAGTGATAAAGAAACTGAATATTATTATAATATTGCACCTGGGTATCGTTTAAAACATACTTTTAATTTACGTCACTTTTGGCCATTCCACCGAATTATTGTAAAAAGCGTACATGAAAAACAAAAATCTAATGGTAAGTGGGCACAAGAAAAGGCAGCCTATTTGTGGGTGTCTTTTGAAGGAACTATTTATGATTATAAAAAGCTAAACGGTGTCGTTTATACTTGTACCGTTTCTAATGTGCTTTATCCGAACGGATACTCAAAAACTAACACTAAAAGTATTACTTATGATTATGGCGTTGGAAAGAATTACAGCGTAAGAAATCAAGGAGTAAAATCAAAATGGAAAATAAAATCAACATCAAATGGACAACTATATGAACAAAACCCCGCACTTCAATTACATTAACAAAGCATCTTTATTGCTACTGTTAATTCTATTTCTAAGCTCCCAATTATCTGCCCAAAAAAATACTTGGACAGTTGGTGTTAATGCCGGAGTTAAACAAGAACTCAATTCTATATCTCAAAACTATAGGTATATTATTCTTGGACAAAATGACTTTTCACCGCAAGCAGGCTTTCAATTTTCCTACTATTTTCATGACAATTTTGCCATCGAAAGCGGATTGTCTTATTCATCAACTAAATTACCTGCTCTTGTGGTGAGTACACTAAAACATGCAAATGTAGGATGGAATGAAAGAGTACCTTTTATGCCGTCAAGCACGTTATACCATTCTATTCAAGTTCCTGCGTTACTTTCTTCATCGTTTTCAATATGGAAAAATTTGAAATTTTATGCAAAAACCGGCTTGTGTCTCAATTTTATGATACAAGATAATGATGTAGATATAAAGCGAAGCGGGGAATTAACAGGAACTTCTATTAAAGATGGAATAACATATCAACATTTATTAGATTTTGATGTGGAAATTAACACAGCCCCAACTGCATACGAGTTGTTGCTTAATGCGGGAATAGGCATAGGATATGAATTTCCAATGGGATTAGGAATCTCATTTAACGCATCTTTCGCACAAGGTTTTATTATTACTACAGACGTTTTAACTTCCTACGGATATATTTGGTCGTCTACAGAGCATGAAGAGTTTTTCACTTCGGGATATGAGAATATATCTTATAAAACTAATTATTATAGTTTAACCTTAGGGATTTTCTATAAAATTAATAGTAACAAAAAATAACAATCAAAGAAAAACAGATTGTGTAAAGAATGTGACTAAAATTTTTATTAAAAACTACAGGTTGCTGGTAATTGCAAAGTTACACATAGCAACTTGCAGTTTTTTTATTTCCCCAACCTCCTCACACCATTTTCCACCATCTTCTCAAACCCATATTCACCTCCCTTCGAATAACCCTCACACTATCCCTATTATTATCAAACAAATTCTCCAGTTTACAACAGACTATCAAAATACTATAAATTGGGAAAAACTATAGCAATGCAGCCGGAAAGCTTTGTTACCATAAGGCAGTACAACGCATTGAATCTAATAATATCCGAACGTACCCCTGATAACACAATAATTTATCACGCTTATGACAGAGGCGGATTATTAAACTTCGTAGAAAAAACAAGCGGTTCCACTACTTATAATTATATAAGCAATATAGAATACAACTCCAGATTATAAAGAGAGAAAGTATATTACGGCAATAACACCTTAACCCATTTGTATTACGATAAAAATACATTTAGACTAATAAGACTGTTAACCACAAGAAACAACGGCAATGATAATATTGCAGGATATAAACTAACGAAGGAAACATTACCCAGCAAAAAGATGATGCCCTGCAAACATTTTACTTTAATAACAGTGTAATTGCACCAACCTCTAACTATGAGTATGATTCTTTGTACAGGTTAATAAAAGCAACGGGACGGGAATTATCAGCGCTAAACATGCCCGATTACAATGACTTTACTAACAATATAGCTTGCCCTAATACTGCGAGCAATGCCATGCAGAATTACACACAGTTATATGAATATGACGGCCTGGGAAACATTTTGAAGATGCATTCCCAAGGCAACTGGACAAGAAAAGTTGTAATAAAAGATAACATAAGAGAAGAAAGATATTACATTGGCGGTTACGAAGTTTACAGGAAATATTCCAACAGCAGTTTGGACATAGAAAGAAAAACTCTAAATATCTCCGATGATGAAAAAGTATTTGTAAGGATTGAAAGCACGAGTAATGACAGTATAACTCGTTACCAATACGACAATCATTTAAGTTCTGCTTGTTTGGAATTAAGCGATGATGGAAGTATAATATCCTATGAAGAATACCATTCTTTTGGGACAACAAGTTACAGAAGCGGAAGAAGTGAAGAAATATACGTAATTTATCCCGTAAATTAAACATATAATTCATTACCTATCTACAAGCGAGTTTAATTCCTCCTTTCATTTTAATCTTATTTTCTTCTCAAATTGTACTTAACAAGTACAAAAAGTTTAAATCAGTTTATTATTTAAAACTGTTCAGTATGCGTTAACTTAGCTCGTTCTAAGATAGGGAATAACCTGGAAAATAGAAAAGGGAAAAATTATTTACAGTTTAAAAAATCAGGAGAAATGATAGGTTGAATATGTAAAATCTATTTTACAAAAATCACTTTCCAGTCATCAATCATATCAATTACCAGCCATTGGTATTCGTCGGCCATGGATAAAGAAACATCCGGATTCTCTTCATATTCGTATTCCCGCTCTTTGTCATTGTGATTTACTATAAGCTGCAAATTCGGGTATTTACTCCCCTGCGAATAGCGAAGCATATATACATCACCGCCGCCGCCTACATTTCCACAGGCTAAAACCGGACGTTTGCCTATGTGTGACAAGATATTGGCCGGTTTGGCTTGTTTATCATTAAAAGAAATTAATTCATCGGTAATATATAAATCATTAATTCCGGCACTATCGATGTAACTATATTTATTACTTGAACCAATCACATTTTCAGGTTCAATATTGTAAAAATCCTTTGAAATTACACGTACAAAATCCGTAGAACCACCGGAACAGATGAATACTTTAAATTTATGATCTTGTAAATACTTGATCAATTCCAACTGAGGTTGATAACGTATCTGACTGAGACTGCAATTGCGACCGGGGTACCGGAAAGAAGTGAAAAAATCTTTTACTTCTTTTTCATATTCCGCTGATGTCCGATTTGTTTGCGAAGCATTCATCAATATACCAAGTTCTTCTCTGTTCATGCTCCTCAGGTAATCTTCATCTTTTTCGGCAACTGCCTTAAAAGGTTGAGAATTTGCCAATTCCGGTTTTTTCTTTAAAAGCTGGGCTATTTGATAAAACATAAATTCCATTTGAACCAATGGATGTTCCGCCCATAAAGTTCCATCATTGTCGAAAGTAGCAACACGGTCTTCTTCGGGAATGAAGTCGGCAGTTCCTTCTTTGGTTACTTTTGTGACATAATCAATAATCGTTTGCTTTGTAATAGTTTGATTCCAAGATGGCAAAGGATCTGTATGTACATCTTTTCTGATATTAAAGGTTTGGGAATCACAACCCATAAAAATAATTGCATACGATAGCAAAACAAATATTACTGTTATTTTTTTCATGCGGTTTATATTTTTTTTAAGGTTATATGAAATTAGCATGAAAAGAATAATCATCTGTTTTCATGATTACTCTTCTCATACTCGTTTCATAGCATTTGTTTAATAATATATAAATTTTTATCCTACTTTATCTATTTTTTCTTAGGCTTTTCCTGTTTCTCATCTTGTGTTTGCGGCATCATCCTTTTTGCATTTTCATAATAATCAAGCCCTTTTTTTGCTTTAATCACGGTTTTTGCCTGTTCCATAATGGTTGTAGGAACGAAACTGGGAGGAAATGAACGAGGAGGATATTCTTTGAATGATTCAATGAAAACAAAAACATCCTGTGTTGCACCGTAAACACCACCTATTTGATTAAGACACCAATCCCAATAAGTGTTTGAAGTGATATCAGCTCTTTCGAACGGATCCTGCATCAGGTTAAATGTTTTTTGAAGGCGCAGTTCTGTAAAAGGTTCTGACCATACTGCCATGGTACCCTGAACACGCTGTTCTGCATATACGTATTTCATATGACCTTTCCTATATGCTACCAAAAGACCATCGTCATCGGTATAGATAAAATTATCACGATTACTTTTTACACTATTATTATTGGTAGCAGAGCCTTTAAAGGTGGTCAGGAACTCGGACTGATCGTATCCGTCGAGGTGTACTTTATAGGTTTTACCATTATAATTATATCCGTTAAGACATTTGTCTATAATGTTTGACTCTCCTGCCCATGTACATAGTGTAGGAGCCCAATCATTATGGGACATCAGTTCATTAGTCACGGCACCTGCTTCTATATGGCCGGGCCAGCGAATAATACAAGGTACCCGGAAAGCACCTTCCCAGTTGGTATTCTTTTCGGAACGGAATGGGGTCATAGCTCCATCAGGCCATGTATTCATATGCGGGCCATTATCTGTCGTGTAAATCACGATCGTATTTTCAGCTATTCCCAGATCATCGAGCGCCTTTAGTATCTCTCCGATTGTAATGTCATGTTCAATCATCCCATCAATATACTCACTGTCTCCATATTGATACTGGCCGCGGTGTTCATCTCTCACGTGTGTTCGCAGATGCATACGGGTTGAATTAAACCAGCAGAAGAAAGGTTGTCCGTCACTCGCATTGCGTTGAATGAATTCAATGGCACGGGCTGAAGTTTCATCGTCTATCGTTTCCATTCTTTTTTTGGTCAAAGGACCGGTATCTTTAATGGTCTGTTTACCAATTCTTCCGAAACGTGGGTCAACCGTAGCATCATCCGTATCAGACGCTTTGCAGTCCAATACACCACGCGGGCCGTATTTTTTCAAGTATTCAGGATCCTTTGGATAATCAGGCAACTCCGGCTCCTCTTCTGCATTCAGGTGGTAAAGGTTACCGAAAAATTCATCAAATCCATTCACTGTCGGCAAAGATTCATTGCGGTCTCCAAGATGGTTCTTCCCGAATTGCCCGGTCACATAACCCAGACTTTTCATAAAAGTACCGATCGTCGGGTCTTCCTGACTAATACCCATATTTGCCCCCGGATAACCTACTTTTGTAAGCCCGGTGCGAATACCGTGTTGACCTGTAATGAATGCGGCTCGTCCGGCCGTACAGGATTGTTCTCCATAATAGTGCTGAAACTTCAGGCCCTCCTTCGCCAGACGGTCAATATTAGGGGTTTCATACCCCATGATTCCGCCGCTATAGGCACTAATGTTCGTTGTGCCTATGTCATCACCGAAGATGACCAGAATGTTTGGTTTGTTACTTTCTGCTTTTTTTTGAGCAGCCGCTTTTTGCGGAATAAGCGTCCCTGTTGCAAGGACGGCTCCCACCATCGTTACTTTGACAGCTGTTTTTAATTTACTTTTTAAACCCATTGTTTTAATTTTAATTACGTTAAACTAATTTGTTATTTATAGTGTAAGATCTCAATATCAAGAATTAATTTCAATGATATAATCCATCACGTATTCTGCTAACAAAAAATCGCGGAGACGGGAAAGCCCCCCCGTTTTTATAAGATAATCTTTCAATTCCCGAACTGGTATATCATTCTCTTTTGCAATTTCCTCGACACGGGCATCCACATCCTGTTCGTCTATTTCAATATGATCTACTTCGGCTATTCTTTTCAATATCAGCAATAATTTCACTCTGTTTTTTGCATTTTCCCGGGATGAATCTTCGGCTATGCCCTCCTCCGTATCAGAGAAAACCAATTCTCTTTCAATAAAATCATCATGAACATCCAATTGGGTATGGGCCAATAATTTTTCGGAGACCTCAGTCAGCTTTTCTTCCTGTTTTTCCGATGTAATGTTGAGATTCGAATAGTCGGGAAGTTCAAAATCCGGCATTCTCAAGAAATTAGCTTTAAAGCAGAATCGTTTATACGGAACCATTTCCGCATCGCTAACCGAAATCGGAGAGCCGGCTCTAATGGCACTATCGGTCAAAGCCTTTCCACATAACTGCTGACTGCATAAATAAATCATATCATTTCGAATCTCTTTATGAAAAATTTTCTCTATAGCCGTCTGGGGTGCGCTGCCCGGTCTGAAACCTTTGACGGGAAGCTTAGCATATTTCTTCAATAAATCCGAATAATGATTTTGCACTTGATCCCAATCAACAGAAATCATTAACTCTATTTCAGGCGTATTACTATCTTTTATACTAATATTCATACGTTATTTTATTTTTTAAATTTAAAGTCGAATTTGTTTACATGAGAAAAGTATCATCAACTTTTATCTACTTTATCGGCTTTATAAACTATTTCGTCATACTCGATTCTTAATTTCTTACTTAAAAAAATACATTAACGTTGCTTAATTCTGATCTAATTCCGGAACATCATCAGCAATCTCAAATCCCAGTCGGTGAACAATTTTTCTGATATAAGGGTCGATATGGTTAAAATATTTGTATAACCCACGGCATAAATAATTTAATCCGTTTTCACCATGAGTTGTTCTTAACAGCCGGTTTTTAGGGCATTCTCCTGAGCAGGCAAACAAATAACGGCATTCACGACATTTTATCGGCAGGGAAAAGTCTTTTGCATAGCCGAAATGTTCTTGCTCTTTTGAAAGAGCCATATCTATCAACTTAGCTTCGTTTATATTACCGATCTTATATTCAGGATATACATAATGGTCGCAGGCATAGATTGAGCCGTCATGCTCCATAGCGAGTCCTTTTCCACAAATGGGCGAGAAAATACATAAGGGCGAAGGTTTCCCTATCCATTGTTCTACAGCGCTATCGAAAAAAGGGATATATATTTTCCCGAAATCGCGTGTATACCATTCATCGAAAATATCAATCAGAAAATTACCATAATCATCCGCTTTGACACACCATGACGCCATGAAAGAATCCGGATGTGAGGGATCGGCATGCGGTGAATTCTCTACCGGCATTTCGTTTGGCTTCCAATGTTGCGGAGGAGTAGTGGCAAAGTCTTTAGGTTCCACAATCGGGATAAACTGCATTTGTTTGCTTTGCACCTCATCGCGCAAAAAACGATATACTTCCAACGGATATTTGGAATTCAGATCATTTACTACGGTTAAGGTGGCGAAACGAACATTGTGTTTTCGAAGTAACTTTGAGGCATTGAGAACTTGCTTGAATGAGCCTTTGCCTCCTTTGTAGGTTCTGTATTTATCATGCAAGTGTTGCGGACCGTCTATACTGAGCCCGACCAGAAAGTTATTATCATGCAAAAAGCGGCACCATTCATCATCTAATAAAGTTCCATTGGTTTGCAAATCGTTTTCACACCGTACATGGGAAGGCGCATACTTTTTCTGAAGAGCAATTGCTTTTCTGAAAAAATCCAAACCCAGAAGAGTCGGTTCTCCCCCCTGCCATGAGAATACGATATGCTTTGCATTTTGCTGTTCAATATATTGTTTGATAAAATTCTCGAGAGTCTCATCCGAAATCCGCCAATGGCTCTCCGTACTCAGCAGCTGCTCCTTGCTTAGATAATAACAATAACTACACCCAAGATTACAGACAGGCCCCGCTGCCTTTATCATGACATGCATACGTACCAGGGGCCGGCCTCTGTAAATGGGCTCTTTTGCTGTAAAGCCTGTTATGCTCATTCTCCGTTTTTATATTTTCTAAAAATAAGTATCAATTTACCTTCACTACCGCCGGGATCTGCCATCTCCCCGAGATAACATCTTCGGTGGGTCCATACATACGCAATATCATATAGAATTCCTCATCTGGCGCCGGTAACCAGTTGGACTCTTTATCTTTCCCGGGATGATCTTTTCGGATATATATCGTTAATGAACCGTCCCCGGCATACTTTACATCCGAAGAACTGTTAATAGCATAGCGGTTTATATCATTTGCTTTTAAATATCCTTTCTGTCCGTATATAGTCAGCGACCAGAAAAATTTTGCCTGCGGAAGCTGGCCTTCCCTGAAGCTAAGGGTATAACTATTCGCAGATCCATTGAACTTATCTCCGGAAATATCTACCCCATCCACAAGATAAAGGGCTTCTTCGGGAGTATTCACGTAGATGTATTTCCACGCGGCGGCGGCATTGGTAAGATAATCCGTCCCCCATCTGCCGGCATTTTCGGGCGAAAATTGCCATCCATTGACCTCTTTTCCTATATGATCTGTTTTTGCCCTGATCTCAGCTTTTG includes the following:
- a CDS encoding arylsulfatase, which produces MGLKSKLKTAVKVTMVGAVLATGTLIPQKAAAQKKAESNKPNILVIFGDDIGTTNISAYSGGIMGYETPNIDRLAKEGLKFQHYYGEQSCTAGRAAFITGQHGIRTGLTKVGYPGANMGISQEDPTIGTFMKSLGYVTGQFGKNHLGDRNESLPTVNGFDEFFGNLYHLNAEEEPELPDYPKDPEYLKKYGPRGVLDCKASDTDDATVDPRFGRIGKQTIKDTGPLTKKRMETIDDETSARAIEFIQRNASDGQPFFCWFNSTRMHLRTHVRDEHRGQYQYGDSEYIDGMIEHDITIGEILKALDDLGIAENTIVIYTTDNGPHMNTWPDGAMTPFRSEKNTNWEGAFRVPCIIRWPGHIEAGAVTNELMSHNDWAPTLCTWAGESNIIDKCLNGYNYNGKTYKVHLDGYDQSEFLTTFKGSATNNNSVKSNRDNFIYTDDDGLLVAYRKGHMKYVYAEQRVQGTMAVWSEPFTELRLQKTFNLMQDPFERADITSNTYWDWCLNQIGGVYGATQDVFVFIESFKEYPPRSFPPSFVPTTIMEQAKTVIKAKKGLDYYENAKRMMPQTQDEKQEKPKKK
- a CDS encoding anaerobic sulfatase maturase, coding for MSITGFTAKEPIYRGRPLVRMHVMIKAAGPVCNLGCSYCYYLSKEQLLSTESHWRISDETLENFIKQYIEQQNAKHIVFSWQGGEPTLLGLDFFRKAIALQKKYAPSHVRCENDLQTNGTLLDDEWCRFLHDNNFLVGLSIDGPQHLHDKYRTYKGGKGSFKQVLNASKLLRKHNVRFATLTVVNDLNSKYPLEVYRFLRDEVQSKQMQFIPIVEPKDFATTPPQHWKPNEMPVENSPHADPSHPDSFMASWCVKADDYGNFLIDIFDEWYTRDFGKIYIPFFDSAVEQWIGKPSPLCIFSPICGKGLAMEHDGSIYACDHYVYPEYKIGNINEAKLIDMALSKEQEHFGYAKDFSLPIKCRECRYLFACSGECPKNRLLRTTHGENGLNYLCRGLYKYFNHIDPYIRKIVHRLGFEIADDVPELDQN